The following nucleotide sequence is from Lepus europaeus isolate LE1 chromosome 16, mLepTim1.pri, whole genome shotgun sequence.
AGGAGAGCCCCGCCACGTATGCAGAAATCCCCGCCTGGGAGGCCAAGGCGGAGCACCTGCCTGATGGCTTGGGTCCATGTCTCCGTTCATTCAGCAACTCCTACCTGTGCCTGTCAGGTGCCAAGCAACAGCCAGACCACTGGAGACAGACAGGTGAGGCTGCCACGCTGTGGCTCTCACCCTCGGGGAAGGGCTATAAGGGCGCAGCGGGTCGGGGAAGTgttcagagagaagagaagaattTGGCAAAGCGGACGCTGGGGGCACAGGGCTACTCTGGATGCCCACCGGCTATCCCAGGAGACCGCAAAGGGGGGAGTTCTTGAGCTTGGGAGGCAGGCAGAAGGATGGTGTTTGAAGGCAGAGCCCGTGGGGATGAGCAAATCCCTTGGGAGGCTGTGTCCAAGCCCACACTCCGTTCACCCCCAACACCTCAAGACCCGGACACATCCCTAGACGGACACACCAGCTCTCTGGGAGAAGGTGGGGCTGGCCGGCCGGTGGCTTAAAGGGACAAGATGAAGAGGTATCTCGCTTCTATGGCTTCCTTCCAGGCAGCCGGACCATGCTCAGCGTCCGCACAGGCACATCTGGGAAGGACGGACTAGACATGATGGACATGGTTCTGGACACAGAGACTGGCCTCGGAGCACCAGAACCCGCTCTGGCCCGCACTgtccagcaggtgcacccagccCTTTGCAAGGGTCAAGATGGCATCTGAGCACCGACTCCCCGTCCTAATTGACAGTTTGCCCAAAACCTGGCTCAGGAAGGATGGTGCTCCCCTCACATCGCCCTCTCGGAGAGGGGCCCCACAGGAAAGGCAGCTGGTCCTCACACCAACAGCGCACATGCGCACACGCCCAGGGCAGAGCGTTAGACCAGGCGGCAGGCAGTGCCTCCATGCTGATGTCTACACGGACAGCAAGGAAGGGGCACGCAGGAACCCGAGGCTGCGGTGTGGCCCAGGACGCGGCCGTCTTCGCCCTGCTGAGCGCCTACACACACAGCACTGAGACACGCACAGATGGGCCTCCACGGCCGGACAGCAACTAAATGACACCCAGACACCGACCGTCCTCCTCCACCCCCCGGGGCTGAGATGTCCAGAGATCCAGACCGTGACATCCGAAGAACTAGCACTCACATTGTCATGTGCGAACCCTGAGCTCTTGTTAGCACAAAATTTCCTAAGAATCTGACGCCTCATAGGAAGCGAGTGGGACCAGTGGTGTTTCCTGCCAGGGCCGATGCCAGTTCCCCGGCCGCCAGACGCGCCGCCTGCTGTGCTGCCGCCGGCGCCCATTGCCCTTCTCATGCAATGCTCACTAGAAGGGTTTTTTTCCTCCCCAAttacaaaaatgataaatatgttttagaaaacttgaaaaataaagcGCAAAACCAGTGGCAGCTCCTTGCAGTTCCACGTTCCTGCACTAACACGTGCAGACACGTTGGAGACTTGTCCTGCGTTTGCATGCACgtgttcaaaaacaaaactgaaacgtGGCTTTTCACttgcttttaatatttaatgttataCGCTGACCACTTCCTGTCTTCTCCAGAAACACGATCTTTAATGACTGGGTAATATTCTATTCGATGACTACCCCATCGTTTATTTAACCACTGCCCTGGGTGGCACACCTGGAGGCTTATCGATTTTTCAGTATTATAAACACTGCAGTAAGAAACCTAGACCGtgagtctctgtgtgtctctgatgACTGAGGCCCTTAGATACGTTCCCAGTAGTGCAGGCCCTGAATCAAAGCACACACTAACGTTAGCTACACAGGTCCAGGAGCAACACGCATGGGCTGTGGTGAGGGTCAAGGGCAGGCTCGAGAAGACGAAGAACCCCAGCAGTGGCCATGAGTGGCCATGAGAATTCCAAGGAGAATCCAAGGCGAAGGAAGCAGCTGGGGGAGCAGTGTGGAAGCAGCCGCGAGGAAGCGCCGTGCCCGGGGCGCTCCTGCTTGCCCGGAATCACTGGTATGAAACAGCTTATTCTCTATGACGTGACCGTATAGCTACCACGCTCTCCTTCCCAGCACAACTCACCGACTCCCTCCCTGACGGCGTGCTCAGAACCACCAGGCGGCCCAGGAGTCATAACACGGCCCAGGTTCCTCTCTGGACCCGGGCATCGACACCCAAATCTGTCTTTCAGCTCTGCAACAGCTGAGCACAAGGCCAGCAGGAACAGGGCGCAGCCCCCTTCCCAACAGCATTTCCTCGCTCGACTCTTCGAGCTGCCCCTGACCCTGAGCCGCCCTGGACTGAAGAGAAGCGAACAGGCCCCACAGACACCGCAGCGGCTGCCAACCTCTCCGGCCCACACTGCACAgcggccctgggcccctgcaccagcccctccatgctcaggctgcagccagccgcAATGTGAACCGGCCTCAGGTTAACAAAACAGAGCTGGCAGGCAccatgccttaacaggctaatcctccgccttgtggcgccggcacaccgggttctagtcccagtcggggtgccagattctatcccggttgcccctcttccaggccagctctctgctgtggccagggagtgcagtggaggatggcccaagtccttgggccctgcaccccatgggagaccaggataagcacctggctcctggcttcggatcagcgagatgcgccggtcgcagcgcgccagccgcggtggccattggagggtgaaccaacagcaaaggaagacctttctctctgtctctctctctcacagtccactctgcctgtcaaaaaaaaaaaaaaaaaaaaaaaaaaagaactaaggcGTGCTTTAACCCCTCTCAGCGCCTTCCCTTTCTGGGTTACTCTTACTCCATCGCTTGCAATGGAGGGTCAGCCTACAGAGAGCATCAGTGAAAACACTGTTGGCGTCACGGATGGTTTCTAACGTAAGTGATGTCCACTCACTGCCCAGCTGACCATATTCGAGTATCGGGTATTGCAAGTGAAGATACTCTTTGGTGGTGGTAACAGGAAATTCTTGCACTGCAATTTTTCAAACAGCCAAGGTGACTATTGTTTGTAAGACAAAACATTTGGATTTGCATAGGCATATGAACACTTCTATCTCACTGGCAATTatggaaatgaaaaccaaaacaagGTCGTtccatttttcacttaaaaaactgCTATAAATGTGGAGGTCTGGTAACATTCAGTGTTACTGAAGATGAGACAGAAATATAAATTGGTGCAGAATTCTTGAAGGGCAAGCTTGCACTACTTATCGAATGCAAAGCCCTACAACTCAGCAATCTCACATCTGGAAATCATTGAGAACTACACTGTCCGATGCAATAGCCAATTGAATATTTGTTGCGTTTCACGAGCTCGACAGCCCTATGTGGCTTGCACCCCTCCTGTGGAATAGCGTGGATAGAGATCTTTTTCACCAGcgcagaagtttcttctgggcaGTGTTGCTAAGGAAACATTCACAAACAGTGACACTGCACTATTTGTAAAGCTAAAACCAGAATACAGCACAAAAAGGGGGCACGGGGACGTTCAGGGTAGTTAAATGTTTTACGTCCCACTTGTAcagaatgtaaaataaaaaatgggccggcgccgcggctcaataggtgccggcaaaccaggttctagtcccggtcggggaaccggattctgtcccagttgctcctcttccaggccagctctctgctgtggccagggagtgcagtggaggatggcccaagtacttgggccctgcaccccatgggagaccaggataagcacctggctcctgccatcggatcagcgcagtgcgccagccgcagcgcgccagctgtggcggccattggagggtgaaccaacggcaaaaggaagacctttctctctgtctctctctctcactgtccactctgtcaaaaaaaaaaaaaaaaatgcggcAGACATGGACAGAAAGAGGACCCTGatatgttaaatttaagagtagaCTACAAAAAGatatacattttaacattttatataatttccaaagacactaaaaattggggccagcactgtggcgtggtgggtaaagacactgcctatAGTGCCTGCAACCCCTaggggtgcctgttcaagtctcagctcctccacttccaatccagctctctgctatggcctgggaaagcagtagaagatggcccaagtacttgggcccctgcacccacgtgggagacctggaagaaactcctggctcctgatcggcacagttctagccgttgcagtcaattggggagtgaaccagtgggtggaagacctagatctctgcctccccttctatgtgtaactctttcaaataaataaatacatcttaaaacacacacacacacacacacactaaaaattATGTAGGGATATGCTTGAAGAAGGAATGGAGAGAGGAACTGGaatttttcagtttactttttaaatatttatttatttatttgaaaggcaaagttagagagaagagagagaccttcatctgctggctcaatctccaaataactgcaatgaccagagcttggcccgagtctcccacgtgagtgcaggagcccaagcacttgggccatcttctactgctttcccaggccatagcagagagctggatcaggagtggagcagccgggattcgaaccgctgcccataagggattgctggtgctgcaggttgggccttaacccacggtgccacagcaccggccttcagCTTACTTGTAAACCAGCACAGATTAGATTTCCAGGAGTCCCACCGTGAGCCCTGagtcctcctctgctgctttcctgaagCGGCACCTCCACTCCTGGGCCATCGTCGGTTTTCCAGATCTAGTGACACACAGCACTTCTCTCGAGCCGGAGAGCCACGTGCGCGTCCCCTGCTGTGTGGGCCCCCCCATCCATCTCCTCCCCACCGCGCTTCCACAGGCTGGCCTCATCTTTTGCTCTGTCTTGTCACCCACTCACACCCTCACTCGTTCTCAGCAGCTTTGCAAAGCTACCAAGATGACTTTGCCCTATCCCCCTACCTAGCAGGCAGGTGACTTAACGTTTGCACGTCTCCCCAGCATAACAAAACTCCCTGTCTCACCTTCCACCTGACCCGGGAGAGCACTCAGGGTGAGGGAGCCAAAGATGGCTGGGACGAGCAAGAGCCCGGACTGAGACAACAGCACTTGAGACGCAAACCCCACCGAGCAGAGCATGTTTTCAAAACCAAATCCCAGCAGATCTAAGAAAACGGACACTAGCCATCAGAAAAGCAATAATGTTCCAAATGTGATGGGTTTATTTGAGTTTACTCTGATGCAGAACCAAAGATTCCACTACAGCATGGAGAACAATCGGGGCGATGGGTGGGGGTAGGGCATGCAGGTTGCGATGTACAAACTGGAGGGCTGGGTCGTCTCCTGTAACGCGACAGTAGGCTGCTGCCGAGGGACACGTGAAAACCAACCCCGCGGATCGGAACTGAAATGTGGCACACACACGACAACTTCCGGGCACGCCTCCCAGAGCCTCCCTGAGCGTGCACCCGCAATCTCCAGACTTCGGTGTGGGGAGGATTACAATTCTTTGGAAGAATAAAAAGTTCACACGTTTGAAATTTCACAGAAGAATTTTAAGGCCAAAACATAGTGGGTTCATTTCTCTTCGCTGCCAGGGACCAATGTGATGCTTGACTCAGAGCCACATCAGGCTTCCAGCTCAAATCCCAGCCCAACCTTGTGGCCTCCTGCATTGAAGTTCTTCCCGTCGATTAAAGCGGACAGGGTCAATTTGACTCCTAGGGAGGAGAAAACACCGGTCACTTGTAGCAGGCTTTGCGGCCTGAATTCACACACAGAGCGGACGGGATCAGCAGCAGGGATCCTAGCTGGGGACAGGAGTCACAGGCATGCAGACAGGTGGGCGACGCGCACAGCAGACTCGTGGCAAACTCTACTTGGGTTCCAAGTTAAGAGCAATGAGTGAGCGCTCAACCAAACTCGGAGGCCACAGTGACCAAATTACAGTTGGAAACACAGGAGCGTTCTCCGGGTGAAAGCACTTCATCTGTCTTACTCCTCAGTGACCAAGCGTCACAAACGCGGCCTGCATCAACCCACAGTGCTTGCAGGCTCCCATCTGCTTACTGTCATGACTCCTCTATCTTCTACCCTGACCCCTCTGCTACCACCGCCTTTGCTTACCTGGTCGAAGGGTCTGCGTATAACCCAGTCCAATCAGGCTGGCGTTATTTACTTTAGCCTAAGAGTCAgacaggaaggaagcagaaaacaAGTCAATGTCTTAAAGAATCCAACACAACCACTGCTTCAGCATCAGGTTTCCACAACTACAGCGCCTGACGGCCAGTCTACAATTAATGACATTAAACATCTCAtacataaaaagagaaatcctTCGGGAAGCCAACAGggctggcaggggtgggagcGTTGAGAACGCTCGCCCAGGGGTCTCGGCAACTCTGCCCACACACGGAGGTGCCGGCGTACGACCTCTCTGGGCCCGGATCCCGGCACTAACATTCACCGCGTGGCCTGGGGTAAGTTACCTGGCCCAGGCCTCGGTCTCCTCATCTGTACAACACGGATGAGGATAACACTACTCGCCATGTAGACCAGAGGTTAGGATAAGAAGGTAAGAAAACACATGCGAAATCTTTAGCACAGCATCTGAAACTGGAGAGCCCAGTTAGTGCTATTATTACTATCAACTGCTAACAGCCACAGGAACGGTAAGCCAGGTCCACGaatttacagagaagaaaatgatGAAGCAGAAAAGCTAACATAaactgagaaagtcacaggacATTCAAATACAAGAGGACGGGGCAAGCCCCATGCTTCCTGTCTCCACACGGTCATCCTCTCACGTCATGAGGAGCCAGCTGTGGACGTCAGGTGCGGACTGCAAGCACATCCCAGCCCTCATCTGCAAGTAAAGTGAAAACCTAAGAGAAGATCCAACCCGCAGCACAttcttacagagagagaagttctACAATCCAGCTTGTATTTAGCTGCGATGCCAAAACGCGTGTTGTTACTGCCAGCCGTCCATGCGAGGTTTATTGACGTTTCAATCTTGTCGTTGACCTTCTGGTAGATGGAACCTCCGAATTCAGTACCATCGTTTCTGTTTGCATAGCACAAGCGAAAGTCATAAGTCCATCACCTGTGCCACTGTTAGGACAGGAAATAAATTCTAAAGGTCTAAACACGGGTCCCATTTTGCAACTAGGGATTCCAGCCAATTTCTAGCACAATTGACTACGAAACCGAACACGGAACTAGGTCCAGTGATATGATCTATAATCACCTAATTACGATGCAGTAACATGATTAATTTACTTGGCTCCTCCACATAATGTAAATTTCTTAGACTCAATTCAATTCTGGACCAAGGCAAGAGCCTCAGGGAAATATAATTTACAGGAGGTCTCTCTGGGCCGGTCACTGAACTTAGAAACTTCAGAGCAGAGGGCACTGAAGAGTCTGCAGAGAACACAGAGGTAGACGTGCAGGAATAAAGTCAGTTCTCCATTTCATTTCAAACCTTAAGAGTCAGAAAGCACTTTCCCCCACAATATCAAGGGTGCACTGTTCCAGAGAAGGACCTAAATTATTACGTCAAAGCATCCTAGTAATTATCTTTGAGGTTTCATGGTCTTCCTGATAATACCGTGTTACTGATTTCAATACCTCAATCTGTGCCACTGCTTGATTTAAGTCTTAAGTGAATAGCAGACCGAGCAGGGAGCAATCCGCAATATTGTAAAAACCCACAGCTCGCCCGCCCTCTGTGTGTTCTGCCCAGTACAGTGCAGCACCGCCCAGCAGGCTGAGACATAAAACACAATTAGAAGTTCACGCTGATCAGCCAACAGAGTGCAGTCTAGAACTGCACAAAGGACTCCGTTAACTTCTGAATGCAACACACTGACTACGTTCTGATCGAGGACACCTGGAAACCTCCAGCACTACTGAGGATGCTTCAGGGTATTCCAGTCGATTTGTTGGCTGTTCCTTGGTGATCCAAACCTGCTACCAGGGGGAACCAGAGGAAGCAGGAAAAATTCCAAAACAGCCCTTATGCCGGGAGGTACACCATGATGTGAGCTCTCTCCATCCATGGACTATGGAGCTTCCTAGAGTTTGAGgaaaaggctgaagccagtaactaCCAGCAGCAGCCCGGCACGGCGCGTGAAGCATACAAGTCTCCTGGCAATGTTTCACTTACTAGGAAAACAGTGCACCAAGGCTGGTGTCCACTTGGGCCTCGTACACCGAGGACCACCACTGTTAACTGTTGCAAGATGCTAACAGCAACCGCTTTTTCAGCAACTGTGTAAGGAATAAATTATAAACACTCACACATGAGTGTGCAGCTGGAAGTCTGCAGCCTTGTAACCCAGGGCAAAATTATTCTGTGACAGTTTGGATTTGGCTGTGTCAAAACTCATCTGATAGCCAGCAAGCCAACCTTCAAAAGCCAACACAGCCCAGCCATAGATGGTTGGTCCAGAAAAATCTATATCAACATTACTTCCAAGACTAAAACAATCCCGTTTATAGGAGGCCTTCAATTTCCCACTCTTCTTTCtgtaaagaacaaacaaaaacaatacaatGAAAACACGATGAGTTTCTACTGCTATGTCGGAACCTTTAGAGTTAAGatcctgtctctccctcagtgTAAGACTTATTTTGGTAGGTGGCATACCCATAGTAAAAGAGTTTCAAGCGACTTACTTCTATAAATAGGATGCTGTTAGGATCAGCCATCTATACACTGTTACCTATTGCTCAATATAAGTTCAATTAATAGGCTATTTTGTGATTAACTTCACAAAGGGAGGAATAAGTGCCAAGTTCACAATCTGAAGACACATGTACACAAATCTCTTTAAATGTTTCCAAATGCCAAATGCCACAAGAATGCAAAATGCCCAACACACACCAGAACCCTATCATGGAGAAAAGTGTAGTTTTTTTCAAAGACAATACTGAAAACAGGAAGTTATTTCTTAATAGTCCTTGTCCTATTCCAATTGAGCCTCTTATGGGGATATTTGTCTTAAAGATAACTAAAGCAGGTGGCACAGAGGCCATACCTGCAGAAACACCACTTTGCATTCTGTCATTCAGGTAACACAGACCCACATCAGGCAGAGGGAAAAATGACACAATTCCCACCTTTTACATAAGGAAATTGAGGCCAAAAAGCTGGGGATTTACAGAGAGTAACAGACCCAGCAGGCAGCATAACTGCTCATTCTGTTGTTCTAGAAGACCAGATacaccttttttaaatttttttactattAATTAGACATATTTACGGAATAGTATAATGATACATATCTTCAATGTGTGATGATCAAACCAAGTTAATATTTCTACCTCCTacaattttcaaaaaagtaataACAGTACACACGGGAAACAGTGTGGTATTTCAATAAACACATACAACATGCGCTGATCACATCAGGGTAATTAACATTTCCTTCTCTTGGTCATTACTTTATGCTTGGAGCCTTTGAGTCCCTCTCTTCTGTTTATTCATAAACTGTataataggttattgtgaactacagcCAGCCCACTGTACTTAGAACACTACAACTTAACTCCTGCTATCTGTGTTGTGCACCCGTTATCCAACCTCCCTCTTCCCCCAACGCCCACACTTCTAGATTACAGTCTGAAGAAACTGACTTCTCAGCAGCACACCCACCAATCTTAGAATAACTTAATTTGTATCTGGTCTCAGACCATTCCAGCTCCTAAGCTTGTTCTGTGCTATGCTTGTTTGAATTAGATGTATAAAGTTGTGCTCACCAGTtcaatgttaaaatggaaattttatcCTGCTTCAGGGCGCTTCCTCTACCCTTGCCTCTAGTATTCCAGACAACAACCTCCTAAGCTCGTCCTCTACCCTAAACTTCTCATTGCAAATCCCCAATTCTAATGGTCTCCATCCCTTCAGGCTTCAAAAACATTCCAGAAAATAAGATTTAGATAATTACCCTGTGTTTGGTACAAATATGGTGTCAAGAGTCAGTTTCAATCCTTCAGCCaactgaaaaataagattttaaattaacaattaatattttcaattctttgaaaaactatatatatgagtttacttgaaaggcagaatgagagagagagaaatagatcttccatccgctggttcacttcccaaatggccacaacatccagggctagaccaggccaagccaggagacagaaactctatccaggtctcccacgtgagtggcaggggcccaagcacttgtgccaccatccactgccttcccaggtgcattagtagagagctggatcgggagtggggTAACCAGGATTTGAAatgggatgctaacatcacaagcagaggcttaaccagcagagccacagcactggccccaatttccaATTCTTTATTCAACtcaagaaaacaattttaaagtttccACTAACTTCCCctttaacaaaaaaaaggaagtcattaAAGAGAgtcaaatattaaattatatagaaATTATATCTCCCCATATTTCTCACCCTTCACCCCATTTTCATTATGGTTCTTTCACCAAAATATgggtaaaaaataaatagaccAAATCCTATGACAGCAAATAATATAAATTACGATACAAAAATAACAGAACTACAATACAACCAAATAATCTTGATATTCTCTTTGCAATAAAATAATCTGACATTTAACAAACCAATCTATAAATCTGTATGTGTTATCTATATATGATAatgaacatatacatatatcacaAAAAATAGTGCCCTGTACAGTAGCCACTTGAAAACACACAAAATTTTAGAGGCACTTTTCTGTGGCATGAATTTTGCAATGATTAGAAAACCTAATCACTACAAATGGTTTGTCCTACACAGTAGAGGTTCAGCTgaataacagaataaaaaaacAGATCAGAACAAAGATATGACATTCTAAGAGTACACACAAGGCCTTATTTTCCAAAAACCTAAGAAATGGCCAAAAAGGccacatgcagagaaaaattACAGCTACCAGAAAGGTAATAGGAGCTTGTTCAGACTGTACTTGGGCTTGTTTACTATACAATCTATAAGAGAAATTAAACCTGCTTAAATTGAATAACTCCTAATGCTTTCCCTTACCTTATTCTCCAGAGAGATTTCTGTCCCCAGAGTGTTGTCTGTGTTCCATTTCTGGGTGAAGGTGAGTCCATAGTTACAGACCTTATATTTGGTCTCTAGGTTGCCTGACGCTTTTCCTGTATCAGTGTAAGCATGACCAGAAGTAGAAAATTCCTGGTacgcaagaaaaaaataattactttaaaattagcTCATCGACTAGGAAATATTCACTTCAGAAAGTGTATTCAACGCATCAGAAACTGGAACAATTGACTTGTTACCACAGCCCTGCTCTTAATTCTTAAATTCTCTCCTTTAGAGAGAAATCtcttcatggaaaataaatgcCTTTCTTATTTATAGACAAAAATATGTGATCTTAAACCTTCTGCTTGTATGGCTTAAAACAGATGATCCTTTCTCTGTAATGCCTTTCACATGATTAGTTAATCTAAAGGTCCTTATCCTCCTTTTAACAGGGTCAACATTTCattacttaaatttattttttattactaagGTAAAATACATTTAACTAATATTTACCATGTTAACAACTTTCAAGTGTATGGTGATGTGGTATCAAGTACATTTACCTCATGTAAACCACTGCTTTTCCACAAAACTACATGCAAAACGTTCAGCATGAACAATTTTAATATGTGAATGTATATGACTATTGTTCACAGTAATAGAATGTTCTTTCCCCCTTCTCCACCCTGTGTACCTTTAAGTACCTACTAGCAAATGGTTATTATGAATACCTCAAAATATACCCTCCTCCCAAGTCAAGCGTCCTTTCAATCACATGACAACAAGCAACTGGAAACAGATCTCCTTCTGGGGGAAGCCATCAGCACCTGTCACTGACAATCATGAgctggaaagggagcaggagggggaggaagcATTCTGATTGGCCCTGTTTAAGGGACATTTCTGAAATGCTGCCACCCGCACCAGCTCCACCCCACTGCCTGCAACAGGAATCCTTCGACAACAGCCTGCTCCCAAGCTCTAGTACAGGCAATAAAACCACCAGGAAACTACGATGTGTTTATCTACACCTCACAGGAAGTTTTCAGAGTGAGTATCATACTGCACACGTAGGGCAAGTCCGTACTAAAAACTGATTAAGTGTTAGTCATGT
It contains:
- the VDAC3 gene encoding voltage-dependent anion-selective channel protein 3; translated protein: MCNTPTYCDLGKAAKDVFNKGYGFGMVKIDLRTKSCSGVEFSTSGHAYTDTGKASGNLETKYKVCNYGLTFTQKWNTDNTLGTEISLENKLAEGLKLTLDTIFVPNTGKKSGKLKASYKRDCFSLGSNVDIDFSGPTIYGWAVLAFEGWLAGYQMSFDTAKSKLSQNNFALGYKAADFQLHTHVNDGTEFGGSIYQKVNDKIETSINLAWTAGSNNTRFGIAAKYKLDCRTSLSAKVNNASLIGLGYTQTLRPGVKLTLSALIDGKNFNAGGHKVGLGFELEA